The nucleotide sequence TTAGGCTGGCAGCATGTGATTAAATCAGCGGTGGTGGGCGCGCTATTGTGTGGGCTCTATATATACACTGAAAGTATTCTCATCGTGATCGTTGCACACATTCTTATGGATATCTATTCGGGAACCGTCGCCATTTTCGCTCGCCAAAAACATACCTAAAAGGGATATTTCTGGCCAGGCATCGATGAATTTTTGTGCCTGTCTGTAAGAAGGTACAGATAGTGAGTAAATAATTCTCGCCTACACTGGCCTGAAATACCTCGATGTATTTTCACCTCAAAACTCACCACGGAAAATCATTTAAAAACATAAGGTTAAATAATTTTAACCTAAAAATAATTACTTGGCATGGTTAAAGCATATATTAGACTAACGGATAACAGTGAAGCGTTATCGTGAAGCTAGGATGGCTTTTGATTACAAGAGTAATCACAGGTAACGGGTTAGGCATTGAGATCGGCTGATAACATTGGATGTTATGGATTACGTCAGCCAAGGAAGCAGGGATGACTGGCTCATGGCAACCACTTTATTGTTAGTTAATCAGCTTTTGCGCGAACACCAATATGGATGTTCAAAAGGATAGTTAGGAAAACATACATGGCTAACATCGGATGTTAGAACGTACTCGCCAGGAAAGGCCAGTGCATAGATGGAAAGGTTTTCGCAATGGTGATTAGCCGTTTTACCGCTAGATGAAGACAGGTTATTTCACGAGTGAGATAACAAATGTCTGCGAGGAAGCGTTGATGAATACGGTGATGGAGCCACTGTTTAGTCTGACTACCTGTATCACTAGCGTTGACATGATGTCCATGTGCAGCAAAGGACTGTGACCTATTTTGGTAGCGTTGAGTAGACCTATTGAGCTACTTAGCGAAACCAACCTGAGGGCACACAAACTATCTTCGATAATTTGTGTGCGTTGTCACCCGACAACAAGCCTCTCCCCTCAAAGGCCCATCCCGGCCTTTACATACCTCTGATTTTGGCCCGCCTCTGGCGGGCATTTTTTTATATTCCAATATGTTACTATGCCTAGCATTATTAAGGTTCAGCCACTACGTCTTTTCTTTCATGACAGCCCAGACCTCTACAAGCGCCTCGCTTAATATTCTATTTTGCGCCCTACTGGCCACCGCGATAGGTCAAAGCGTTATGCTCACCACCTTACCCTCCCTCGGCAGGGAAGCGGGGTTAAGTGAATTTCATATTGCCACTATTATGTCTAGCTCTGCGCTTATTTTTGCCTTCGGTACAAGCTTTTGGAGCCGAGTTGCAAAAAAGCGAGGTTACAGACGCATACTGATGGTGGGCTTGGCAGGCTACAGCGCCGGTACCTTAGCGTTCGCAGGCATGTGGTCTTTGGGGTTTTCTGGTGTACTATCAGGGTCGGTTTTGTTTATAGCCTTATTGGTGAGCCGCAGCTTACAATCTACTATTATGTCTGCTTCGCCACCTTCTGCTGTGGGCTATGCCATTGCAATCAGTGCCAACGCAAAACGGGTAGGTGCTATTAGCCGCGTAACCTCAGCCAATAACGTAGGTCAATTGGTAGGGCCTGTTTTTGCGGGTGTGCTGGTATCTTTTAGCTTGGTATTCCCGCTTTATTGCGTGGTCATTTTCACCTTAATCGCACTGTTTTTAGTGTGGTGGAAGCTGCCGAATATTAACCATCCTAGCGTAACAACGGCTAACAAGGGTAATGCATCCGCTGCCGCTAAAACCAATAAAGGGATAACACTGGTATTAGTGCTTACTTGCGCCAGCTTATTTTGTGCTATGGCGATGATGCAACAAACCCTTGGGTTCTTTTTTATCGATCACTATCACCTTACCCCAGTGCAATCCGCGCAGCAGGTAGGCATTGCTATGATGTTAAGTGCCTCCACCGCCTTAGCGATTCAACTCCTTATCGTGCAAAAACACCGAATATCCGCCGATGGAATGATACCGCTC is from Alteromonas australica and encodes:
- a CDS encoding MFS transporter: MTAQTSTSASLNILFCALLATAIGQSVMLTTLPSLGREAGLSEFHIATIMSSSALIFAFGTSFWSRVAKKRGYRRILMVGLAGYSAGTLAFAGMWSLGFSGVLSGSVLFIALLVSRSLQSTIMSASPPSAVGYAIAISANAKRVGAISRVTSANNVGQLVGPVFAGVLVSFSLVFPLYCVVIFTLIALFLVWWKLPNINHPSVTTANKGNASAAAKTNKGITLVLVLTCASLFCAMAMMQQTLGFFFIDHYHLTPVQSAQQVGIAMMLSASTALAIQLLIVQKHRISADGMIPLALLCLTLAYFVMYVHQHMMLLYAAMLLMGAGMGLGYPSLAAAATQYCKPGNQAQVTGYITATPAMGYIMGPPVAAMLYQKNIHYPFLAASVLLAGFLILVSYFLLRNK